TGGCGGCGGTGAATTCATCCAACGCATGCTGGCCACCCGTGACGAACAGCAGGCACGGCTAGCTGGCTGGGTTTTTCTGGTTGTGAACTACTTGATTCGCAGCTGGCTCTGGGTGGTGGTGGCTTTGGCTGCCCTCGTTTTATTACCTGCCCAGGCGGATTTAGAGCTTGGTTATCCAAAGTTGGCGGTTGATCTCTTGCCTCCTGTGGCGCTTGGGCTGGTGGTGGTGTCCCTCGTTGCCGCTTTTATGAGCACCGTGAGCACGTCGGTGAACTGGGGCGCCAGTTACCTCACCCACGATCTCTACGAACGTTTCATTCGGCCCCAAGCAGGCCCACGGGAATTGCTTTTGGTTGGACAGGCCACCACGGTATTGCTGCTCGTGCTTGGCGTGATGACGGCCTTAGTGAGCAACAGCATCGGGTCGGTGTTCCGACTCGTGATTGCCATTGGCTCCGGTCCAGGGGTGGTGTTGGTGTTGCGCTGGTTTTGGTGGAGGGTCAATGCTGCTGCTGAGTTGTCCGCGATGCTCTGCGGCTTTCTCGTTGGCGTGCTCACCTCGATCACCCCTTTGGTGCGCATCGATGATTACGGCGTGCGCCTGGCCGTGATCACAGGGGTTTCCGCTGCCGTATGGCTCACCGTGATGTTGTGTACTCCTCCGGAATCTGAGGCTGTACTTGAGCGATTTGTGCGCCAGGTGCGACCGCCGGGTCCTGGTTGGGCCCACCTGCGTCGCCGTTTTGAGGTCACCCCGATTGAAAGCTTCCCAGTGATGCTTCAGCGTTTTGTATGGGCTTGTGGGCTGTTATTCGGGGGATTGTTGGGCACCGGCGGATTCCTGCTGCATCAACACATCACCGGCTGGTGTGGCCTCAGCGTGCTTGTGGTGTCATTTCTGGTCTTGCGTCGGCCAGCGCTCGCCGTCCAATCATCATCAGAATGAATAACGAGCTTGGCTGTCCCTTGTCTTTTTTTCGTTCCACGGTTCTCCCAGCGCTGATTGTGTTGTT
The DNA window shown above is from Synechococcus sp. CC9902 and carries:
- a CDS encoding sodium:solute symporter family protein, encoding MAAVDWLLLGLYLLLTFLLGLWLARRNRGQEDYFVAGRRLNGWLAGASMAATTFSIDTPLYIAGLVGSRGLAGNWEWWSFGLAHVAMAVVFAPLWRRSGVLTDAAFTELRYGGAAAAWLRGIKAFLLALPVNCIGIGYAFLALRKVVEALGIVRGEPSFLGLSDTVWLLAIVALLVVSYTVVGGLWAVVMTDLVQLVLALLGALAVAVAALHATGGMASLLDQLQALNRPELLSLVPWTWDEKGFTWLDGAGISVPMFTAYIAVQWWSFRRSDGGGEFIQRMLATRDEQQARLAGWVFLVVNYLIRSWLWVVVALAALVLLPAQADLELGYPKLAVDLLPPVALGLVVVSLVAAFMSTVSTSVNWGASYLTHDLYERFIRPQAGPRELLLVGQATTVLLLVLGVMTALVSNSIGSVFRLVIAIGSGPGVVLVLRWFWWRVNAAAELSAMLCGFLVGVLTSITPLVRIDDYGVRLAVITGVSAAVWLTVMLCTPPESEAVLERFVRQVRPPGPGWAHLRRRFEVTPIESFPVMLQRFVWACGLLFGGLLGTGGFLLHQHITGWCGLSVLVVSFLVLRRPALAVQSSSE